One genomic window of Capricornis sumatraensis isolate serow.1 chromosome 15, serow.2, whole genome shotgun sequence includes the following:
- the ADA gene encoding adenosine deaminase isoform X2 produces MAQTPAFDKPKVELHVHLDGAIKPETILYYGRKRGIALPADTPEGLQNIIGMDKPLSLPGFLAKFEYYMPAIAGCREAVKRIAYEFMEMKAKEGVAYVEVRYSPHLLANSKVEPIPWNQAEGDLTPDEVVSLVSQGLQEGERDFGVKVRSILCCMRHQPSWSPEVVELCKKYREQTVVAIDLAGDETIAGSSLFPGHVEAYAEAVKSGVHRTVHAGEVGPATVVKEAVDTLKTERLGHGYHTLEDAALYNRLLQENMHFEVCPWSSYLTGAWKPDTEHPVVRFKNDQANYSLNTDDPLIFKSTLDTDYQMTKRDMSFTEEEFKRLNINAAKSSFLPEDEKKELLDLLYEAYGMPPPASAE; encoded by the exons GAAGAGGGGCATCGCCCTCCCTGCTGACACACCAGAGGGGCTACAGAACATCATCGGCATGGACAAGCCACTCAGCCTCCCAGGCTTCCTGGCCAAGTTCGAGTACTACATGCCTGCCATTGC ggGCTGCCGGGAGGCCGTCAAAAGGATCGCCTACGAGTTTATGGAGATGAAGGCCAAGGAGGGCGTGGCGTATGTGGAGGTGCGTTACAGCCCACACCTGCTGGCCAACTCCAAGGTGGAGCCGATCCCCTGGAACCAGGCCGA AGGGGACCTCACCCCAGATGAGGTGGTGTCGCTGGTGAGCCAGGGCCTGCAGGAGGGGGAGCGGGACTTCGGCGTGAAGGTGCGGTCCATCCTGTGTTGCATGCGCCACCAGCCCA GCTGGTCCCCCGAGGTGGTGGAGCTGTGTAAGAAGTACCGAGAGCAGACTGTGGTGGCTATTGACCTGGCCGGAGATGAGACCATTGCAGGCAGCAGCCTCTTCCCTGGACACGTGGAGGCCTACGCG GAGGCCGTGAAGAGCGGCGTCCACCGCACGGTCCACGCCGGGGAGGTGGGCCCGGCCACGgtggtgaaagag GCCGTGGACACACTCAAGACCGAGAGGCTGGGGCACGGCTACCACACCCTGGAGGATGCCGCCCTTTACAACAGGCTGCTGCAGGAAAACATGCACTTTGAG GTCTGCCCCTGGTCCAGCTACCTCACTGGCGCCTGGAAGCCTGACACGGAGCACCCGGTTGTTCG GTTCAAAAATGACCAGGCTAACTACTCGCTCAACACGGATGACCCGCTCATCTTCAAGTCCACGCTGGACACTGATTACCAGATGACCAAGCGTGACATGAGCTTCACCGAAGAGGAGTTTAAGAGACTG AACATCAATGCGGCCAAGTCCAGTTTCCTCCCTGAAGATGAGAAGAAGGAGCTTCTGGATCTGCTCTATGAGGCCTACGGGATGCCCCCTCCGGCCTCTGCAG AGTAG
- the ADA gene encoding adenosine deaminase isoform X1 gives MAQTPAFDKPKVELHVHLDGAIKPETILYYGRKRGIALPADTPEGLQNIIGMDKPLSLPGFLAKFEYYMPAIAGCREAVKRIAYEFMEMKAKEGVAYVEVRYSPHLLANSKVEPIPWNQAEGDLTPDEVVSLVSQGLQEGERDFGVKVRSILCCMRHQPSWSPEVVELCKKYREQTVVAIDLAGDETIAGSSLFPGHVEAYAEAVKSGVHRTVHAGEVGPATVVKEAVDTLKTERLGHGYHTLEDAALYNRLLQENMHFEVCPWSSYLTGAWKPDTEHPVVRFKNDQANYSLNTDDPLIFKSTLDTDYQMTKRDMSFTEEEFKRLNINAAKSSFLPEDEKKELLDLLYEAYGMPPPASAAE, from the exons GAAGAGGGGCATCGCCCTCCCTGCTGACACACCAGAGGGGCTACAGAACATCATCGGCATGGACAAGCCACTCAGCCTCCCAGGCTTCCTGGCCAAGTTCGAGTACTACATGCCTGCCATTGC ggGCTGCCGGGAGGCCGTCAAAAGGATCGCCTACGAGTTTATGGAGATGAAGGCCAAGGAGGGCGTGGCGTATGTGGAGGTGCGTTACAGCCCACACCTGCTGGCCAACTCCAAGGTGGAGCCGATCCCCTGGAACCAGGCCGA AGGGGACCTCACCCCAGATGAGGTGGTGTCGCTGGTGAGCCAGGGCCTGCAGGAGGGGGAGCGGGACTTCGGCGTGAAGGTGCGGTCCATCCTGTGTTGCATGCGCCACCAGCCCA GCTGGTCCCCCGAGGTGGTGGAGCTGTGTAAGAAGTACCGAGAGCAGACTGTGGTGGCTATTGACCTGGCCGGAGATGAGACCATTGCAGGCAGCAGCCTCTTCCCTGGACACGTGGAGGCCTACGCG GAGGCCGTGAAGAGCGGCGTCCACCGCACGGTCCACGCCGGGGAGGTGGGCCCGGCCACGgtggtgaaagag GCCGTGGACACACTCAAGACCGAGAGGCTGGGGCACGGCTACCACACCCTGGAGGATGCCGCCCTTTACAACAGGCTGCTGCAGGAAAACATGCACTTTGAG GTCTGCCCCTGGTCCAGCTACCTCACTGGCGCCTGGAAGCCTGACACGGAGCACCCGGTTGTTCG GTTCAAAAATGACCAGGCTAACTACTCGCTCAACACGGATGACCCGCTCATCTTCAAGTCCACGCTGGACACTGATTACCAGATGACCAAGCGTGACATGAGCTTCACCGAAGAGGAGTTTAAGAGACTG AACATCAATGCGGCCAAGTCCAGTTTCCTCCCTGAAGATGAGAAGAAGGAGCTTCTGGATCTGCTCTATGAGGCCTACGGGATGCCCCCTCCGGCCTCTGCAG CAGAGTAG
- the ADA gene encoding adenosine deaminase isoform X3, with translation MAQTPAFDKPKVELHVHLDGAIKPETILYYGRKRGIALPADTPEGLQNIIGMDKPLSLPGFLAKFEYYMPAIAGCREAVKRIAYEFMEMKAKEGVAYVEVRYSPHLLANSKVEPIPWNQAEGDLTPDEVVSLVSQGLQEGERDFGVKVRSILCCMRHQPSWSPEVVELCKKYREQTVVAIDLAGDETIAGSSLFPGHVEAYAEAVKSGVHRTVHAGEVGPATVVKEAVDTLKTERLGHGYHTLEDAALYNRLLQENMHFEVCPWSSYLTGAWKPDTEHPVVRFKNDQANYSLNTDDPLIFKSTLDTDYQMTKRDMSFTEEEFKRLVSPASFPHLCVTSWRIKNTDPHSLCSGTCCL, from the exons GAAGAGGGGCATCGCCCTCCCTGCTGACACACCAGAGGGGCTACAGAACATCATCGGCATGGACAAGCCACTCAGCCTCCCAGGCTTCCTGGCCAAGTTCGAGTACTACATGCCTGCCATTGC ggGCTGCCGGGAGGCCGTCAAAAGGATCGCCTACGAGTTTATGGAGATGAAGGCCAAGGAGGGCGTGGCGTATGTGGAGGTGCGTTACAGCCCACACCTGCTGGCCAACTCCAAGGTGGAGCCGATCCCCTGGAACCAGGCCGA AGGGGACCTCACCCCAGATGAGGTGGTGTCGCTGGTGAGCCAGGGCCTGCAGGAGGGGGAGCGGGACTTCGGCGTGAAGGTGCGGTCCATCCTGTGTTGCATGCGCCACCAGCCCA GCTGGTCCCCCGAGGTGGTGGAGCTGTGTAAGAAGTACCGAGAGCAGACTGTGGTGGCTATTGACCTGGCCGGAGATGAGACCATTGCAGGCAGCAGCCTCTTCCCTGGACACGTGGAGGCCTACGCG GAGGCCGTGAAGAGCGGCGTCCACCGCACGGTCCACGCCGGGGAGGTGGGCCCGGCCACGgtggtgaaagag GCCGTGGACACACTCAAGACCGAGAGGCTGGGGCACGGCTACCACACCCTGGAGGATGCCGCCCTTTACAACAGGCTGCTGCAGGAAAACATGCACTTTGAG GTCTGCCCCTGGTCCAGCTACCTCACTGGCGCCTGGAAGCCTGACACGGAGCACCCGGTTGTTCG GTTCAAAAATGACCAGGCTAACTACTCGCTCAACACGGATGACCCGCTCATCTTCAAGTCCACGCTGGACACTGATTACCAGATGACCAAGCGTGACATGAGCTTCACCGAAGAGGAGTTTAAGAGACTG GTTTCTCCAGCCTCCTTCCCGCATCTGTGTGTCACATCCTGGCGCATTAAGAACACAGACCCTCACAGTCTCTGCTCTGGCACTTGCTGCCTGTGA